A region from the Benincasa hispida cultivar B227 chromosome 8, ASM972705v1, whole genome shotgun sequence genome encodes:
- the LOC120083400 gene encoding berberine bridge enzyme-like 18, protein MKSQITSFACIFIVLSFAWAASADNHEAFLHCLSLHYPNTSSISKIIYTPTNPSYSSVLNFSIHNLRFTSPKTPKPQVIITPFQVFQVQASIICAKNTGFQIRTRSGGHDYEGLSYVSDVPFVVVDLINLRSISVDVENNVAWVQSGATIGELYYRIAEKSKTLGFPAGVCPTVGVGGHFSGGGYGLMLRKFGLAADNVIDAYFIDVDGKLHDRKSMGEDVFWAIRGGGGASFGIVLAWKIKLLPVPPTVTVFTVTRNLEQNATNLINQWQYISSKQDENLFIRIILRGINTTNSQDGNKRTIEAAFNSLFLGKIEQLLQIMQETFPELGLTKEDCIEMSWIESILYFAGFSRGQPLNVLLDRRPLFPKRFFKAKSDYVNEPIPKAGLEGIWELFNEEEAEAAEMILSPYGGIMDKISESEIPFPHREGNLYKIQHLVYWEEEGEDIAQRHINWIRKLYSYMAPFVSKNPRLAYINYRDLDIGMNEKNGRNTSYSEASVWGVKYFKGNFKRLVSVKTKIDPSNFFKNEQSIPSLLPWWKKRGY, encoded by the coding sequence ATGAAGTCTCAAATTACCTCGTTTGCTTGTATTTTTATTGTCTTGTCTTTTGCATGGGCAGCTTCAGCTGACAACCATGAAGCTTTTCTCCATTGTCTGTCTCTTCATTACCCCAACACCTCTTCCATTTCAAAGATCATTTACACTCCAACAAACCCTTCATACTCTTCAGTTTTGAACTTCTCAATTCACAACCTCAGATTCACATCTCCTAAAACTCCAAAGCCTCAAGTCATTATCACACCGTTCCAAGTTTTTCAAGTTCAAGCATCCATCATATGTGCCAAAAACACTGGCTTTCAAATTCGAACAAGAAGCGGCGGCCACGACTATGAGGGACTTTCTTATGTCTCTGACGTCCCATTTGTCGTTGTTGATCTTATAAACCTCCGGTCGATTAGTGTCGACGTGGAAAACAACGTTGCATGGGTGCAATCTGGAGCCACCATTGGCGAACTCTACTACAGAATCGCCGAGAAAAGCAAAACCCTAGGGTTCCCAGCTGGGGTTTGTCCGACCGTTGGTGTCGGTGGACACTTCAGTGGTGGTGGCTATGGGTTGATGCTACGTAAATTCGGCCTCGCCGCAGATAACGTGATCGACGCTTACTTCATTGACGTGGATGGTAAGCTCCACGACCGAAAATCAATGGGGGAGGATGTGTTTTGGGCCATTAGAGGAGGTGGAGGAGCAAGCTTTGGAATTGTTCTTGCATGGAAAATAAAGCTTCTCCCAGTTCCACCAACTGTGACTGTTTTCACAGTCACAAGAAATTTGGAACAAAACGCCACAAACCTCATTAACCAATGGCAATATATCTCTAGCAAACAAGATGAAAACCTTTTCATCAGAATCATATTAAGAGGCATAAACACAACAAATTCTCAAGATGGAAACAAAAGAACAATAGAAGCTGCTTTCAACTCCTTGTTCCTAGGAAAAATcgaacaacttcttcaaataATGCAAGAAACTTTCCCAGAACTAGGATTAACAAAGGAAGATTGCATTGAAATGAGTTGGATTGAATCCATTCTCTATTTTGCTGGCTTCTCAAGAGGGCAACCATTAAATGTTCTTCTAGATAGAAGACCATTATTCCCCAAAAGATTTTTCAAAGCCAAATCAGACTATGTAAATGAGCCAATCCCAAAAGCTGGCCTTGAGGGCATATGGGAACTGTTCAATGAAGAAGAGGCAGAAGCTGCAGAGATGATTTTGAGCCCTTATGGTGGAATAATGGACAAGATTTCGGAGTCGGAGATTCCATTCCCACATCGAGAAGGAAATCTTTACAAGATTCAGCATTTGGTGTATTGggaagaagaaggtgaagaTATTGCTCAAAGACATATAAATTGGATTAGGAAGCTTTACAGCTACATGGCTCCTTTCGTTTCCAAGAATCCGAGATTAGCATATATCAATTATAGAGACCTGGATATTGGAATGAATGAGAAAAATGGTAGAAACACGAGCTACAGTGAAGCAAGCGTATGGGGAGTTAAATATTTCAAGGGTAATTTTAAGAGGTTGGTGAGTGTAAAAACTAAGATTGATCCTTCTAATTTCTTCAAGAATGAGCAGAGCATTCCTTCTCTTTTGCCATGGTGGAAGAAGAGGGGTTATTAG